One genomic segment of Amycolatopsis sp. WQ 127309 includes these proteins:
- a CDS encoding magnesium transporter CorA family protein, with protein sequence MTMTRAYRGGELKEEGFPVEQVSDFLADEDTTVWVDLCEPTEADLAALTEEFGLHRLAVEDAVHEHQRPKLDRYDRHAFLTAYSAEFDQENGQVRTSELAAFVMPRALVTVRKDDRFDMAAVVARWDAEKDLAGSGVAYLLHGLLDYVVDGHFEAVQALDDEIERLEDLVFDDRPDQAELQRRSFRLRKSLTALRRVVLPMREVVNALMRRDQPFFDEATAPYFQDVYDHVLRASEWTESLRELVSTIRETQLNLQSNRLNLIMKKVTGWAAVIAVPTAVTGFFGQNVPYPGSGSSLGFWMSTLAIVLLSALLFGIFRRRDWL encoded by the coding sequence ATGACGATGACCAGGGCGTATCGCGGCGGCGAACTGAAGGAGGAGGGTTTCCCGGTCGAGCAGGTGTCGGATTTCCTCGCCGACGAGGACACGACCGTGTGGGTCGACCTGTGCGAGCCGACGGAAGCGGACCTCGCCGCGCTGACGGAGGAGTTCGGGCTGCACCGCCTGGCCGTGGAGGACGCCGTCCACGAGCACCAGCGCCCCAAGCTGGACCGCTACGACCGGCACGCGTTCCTGACCGCCTATTCGGCCGAGTTCGACCAGGAGAACGGCCAGGTGCGGACATCCGAGCTGGCCGCGTTCGTGATGCCGCGCGCCCTGGTGACCGTCCGCAAGGACGACCGGTTCGACATGGCCGCCGTCGTCGCGCGCTGGGACGCCGAGAAGGACCTGGCCGGCTCGGGCGTGGCGTACCTGCTGCACGGGCTGCTCGACTACGTCGTCGACGGGCACTTCGAAGCCGTGCAGGCCCTCGACGACGAGATCGAGCGCCTGGAGGACCTGGTCTTCGACGACCGTCCCGACCAGGCCGAGCTGCAGCGGCGCTCGTTCCGGCTGCGCAAGAGCCTGACCGCGCTGCGCCGGGTGGTGCTGCCGATGCGGGAGGTCGTGAACGCGCTGATGCGCCGCGACCAGCCGTTCTTCGACGAGGCGACCGCGCCGTACTTCCAGGACGTCTACGACCACGTGCTGCGCGCGTCGGAATGGACGGAGTCGTTGCGAGAACTGGTTTCCACGATTCGCGAGACGCAGCTGAACCTGCAGTCCAACCGGCTCAACCTGATCATGAAGAAGGTGACGGGCTGGGCCGCGGTGATCGCCGTCCCGACCGCGGTGACCGGCTTCTTCGGCCAGAACGTGCCGTATCCGGGCAGCGGGAGCTCGCTCGGTTTCTGGATGTCGACGCTGGCGATCGTGCTGTTGTCGGCGTTGCTGTTCGGTATTTTCCGCCGCCGCGACTGGCTCTGA
- a CDS encoding STAS domain-containing protein gives MVAESGRPHRLAEVFETDRDRLVGRWAELAGTALRGRLTTTELERDLRELYTAIAAVITLDGGLDRSEFTELKAQLADLSRSRARQGFSPSETAAGVFALKQAVSELTENADDPQVFREVLAFSTLLDTLGLWTFETYAAAREEIIREQSEQLLELTTPVVKLWEGVLAVPLVGTLDSARTQVVMEKLLEALVETGSEHAIVDITGVLAVDTQVAQHLLKTVVAARLMGAECIISGIRPQIAQTIVALGIEFGDITTKATLADALRHALQRDGVVVTRTRERTR, from the coding sequence GTGGTAGCGGAAAGCGGGCGGCCCCACCGGCTGGCTGAGGTGTTCGAAACGGACCGCGACCGGCTGGTCGGCCGCTGGGCCGAGCTGGCCGGGACGGCGTTGCGCGGGCGGCTGACGACCACGGAGCTCGAGCGTGACCTGCGCGAGCTGTACACCGCGATCGCCGCCGTGATCACCCTGGACGGTGGTCTGGACCGATCCGAGTTCACCGAGCTCAAGGCGCAGCTGGCCGATCTCTCCCGCAGCCGGGCCCGCCAGGGTTTCAGCCCGTCCGAGACCGCCGCGGGCGTCTTCGCCCTCAAGCAGGCCGTGTCCGAGCTGACCGAGAACGCCGACGACCCCCAGGTGTTCCGCGAGGTGCTGGCGTTCTCCACCCTGCTGGACACGCTCGGGCTGTGGACGTTCGAGACCTACGCCGCCGCCCGCGAGGAGATCATCCGGGAGCAGTCCGAGCAGCTGCTCGAGCTGACCACGCCGGTGGTGAAGCTCTGGGAAGGCGTGCTGGCCGTGCCGCTGGTCGGCACCCTGGACTCCGCGCGCACCCAGGTCGTGATGGAGAAGCTGCTGGAGGCGCTGGTCGAGACCGGCTCGGAGCACGCGATCGTCGACATCACCGGCGTGCTGGCCGTCGACACCCAGGTCGCGCAGCACCTGCTCAAGACCGTCGTGGCGGCGCGGCTGATGGGCGCCGAATGCATCATCTCGGGCATCCGGCCGCAGATCGCGCAGACGATCGTGGCGCTCGGGATCGAGTTCGGCGACATCACCACCAAGGCCACGCTGGCCGACGCGCTCCGCCACGCCCTGCAGCGTGACGGCGTCGTCGTGACCCGTACCCGCGAACGGACGCGCTGA
- a CDS encoding anti-sigma regulatory factor, producing MTDPGRTDEQVIRADEDVVRVRQLVRTYALQVKLSLVDQTKLVTATSELARNTLIYGGGGTARVEEITDGRRKGVRAHFHDDGPGIPDVTVALADGWSSGKGMGLGLGGAKRLVDQFDLDTEVGRGTDITVVKWAR from the coding sequence ATGACCGACCCCGGCAGAACGGACGAGCAGGTGATCCGGGCCGACGAGGACGTCGTCCGCGTCCGCCAGCTCGTCCGCACCTACGCGCTGCAGGTCAAGCTGTCCCTGGTGGACCAGACCAAGCTGGTCACCGCCACCAGCGAGCTCGCGCGCAACACCCTGATCTACGGCGGTGGCGGGACGGCCCGCGTCGAGGAGATCACCGACGGCCGCCGCAAGGGCGTCCGGGCGCACTTCCACGACGACGGCCCCGGCATCCCGGACGTCACCGTCGCCCTGGCCGACGGCTGGAGCAGCGGCAAGGGTATGGGCCTCGGGCTCGGCGGCGCGAAGCGCCTGGTGGACCAGTTCGACCTGGACACCGAGGTCGGCCGCGGGACGGACATCACCGTCGTCAAGTGGGCGCGATGA
- a CDS encoding ATP-binding SpoIIE family protein phosphatase, translating into MTTTGSLPVTEDFAWLRVEDETAHGRARRAAATLAGQLGFGEVRVAEIGLAVTELATNLTKHAVEGVVVIRSVRAVSQAAVEVVAIDRGPGMADAVAAGQDGESTTGTLGVGMGAVRRLADVASVLSEPGHGTVVTARFHPKRGPLAEIPETDTAGITRPIGGEEVCGDAYAVHHEPGRLRLMMCDGSGHGPLAAAASRAAADVFREHATEPPEAVVKHIHEALRRTRGGAVAVADADTAAGTVRFAGLGNIAGCVVAGGRKQGMISAPGVAGHQARTIRAFDYPLPPGSTVVLHSDGLTERWSVDGRERLFAATPLAIAAALLRDAGIRHDDAGVLVGKPRP; encoded by the coding sequence ATGACCACCACCGGCTCCCTCCCGGTCACCGAGGACTTCGCCTGGCTCCGGGTCGAAGACGAGACGGCGCACGGCCGGGCCCGGCGCGCCGCCGCCACGCTCGCCGGCCAGCTCGGCTTCGGCGAGGTCCGGGTGGCCGAGATCGGGCTGGCCGTCACCGAGCTCGCGACGAACCTCACCAAGCACGCCGTCGAGGGCGTCGTGGTCATCCGGTCCGTCCGGGCCGTCTCCCAGGCCGCGGTCGAGGTCGTCGCGATCGACCGCGGCCCCGGCATGGCCGACGCCGTCGCCGCCGGCCAGGACGGCGAGTCCACCACCGGCACGCTCGGGGTCGGCATGGGTGCCGTGCGCCGGCTCGCCGACGTGGCCTCGGTGCTCTCCGAGCCCGGCCACGGCACCGTCGTCACCGCGCGGTTCCACCCCAAGCGCGGCCCGCTCGCCGAGATCCCCGAAACGGACACGGCTGGGATCACCCGGCCGATCGGCGGCGAAGAAGTCTGCGGCGACGCCTACGCTGTGCACCACGAGCCCGGCCGGCTCCGGCTGATGATGTGTGACGGATCGGGCCACGGCCCGCTGGCGGCCGCGGCGTCCCGCGCCGCCGCCGACGTTTTCCGCGAGCACGCGACCGAGCCGCCGGAGGCAGTGGTGAAGCACATCCACGAGGCCCTGCGCCGGACCCGCGGCGGCGCGGTCGCGGTGGCGGACGCCGACACCGCGGCCGGCACCGTCCGGTTCGCCGGCCTGGGCAACATCGCCGGCTGCGTCGTGGCCGGCGGGCGCAAGCAGGGCATGATCTCCGCACCCGGCGTCGCCGGGCACCAGGCCCGCACGATCCGTGCGTTCGACTACCCGCTGCCACCCGGCTCGACGGTGGTCCTGCACTCCGACGGCCTCACCGAGCGGTGGAGCGTCGACGGCCGCGAACGGCTGTTCGCCGCCACTCCCCTGGCGATCGCGGCCGCGCTGCTGCGGGACGCCGGGATCCGCCACGACGACGCCGGCGTGCTGGTCGGCAAGCCCCGCCCATGA
- a CDS encoding nitroreductase family deazaflavin-dependent oxidoreductase encodes MDYAPSPSERVREQVERYEATGGREGGTLEGRPVVILTTTGAKTGKVRKTPLIRIEHDGVYAVVASAGGAPEHPAWYRNILADPLVRVQDHDDVRAVRAREVHGDEKDRWWRIAETFWPHFPEYRAKAAGREIPIVVLERR; translated from the coding sequence ATGGACTACGCACCCAGCCCCAGTGAGCGCGTCCGCGAGCAGGTCGAGCGGTACGAAGCCACCGGTGGCCGCGAGGGCGGGACGCTCGAAGGCCGGCCCGTCGTCATCCTCACCACCACCGGTGCCAAGACCGGCAAGGTCCGCAAGACCCCGCTGATCCGGATCGAGCACGACGGTGTCTACGCCGTGGTCGCGTCCGCCGGGGGTGCGCCCGAGCACCCCGCCTGGTACCGGAACATCCTCGCCGATCCGCTCGTGCGCGTGCAGGACCACGACGACGTCCGCGCCGTCCGCGCGCGCGAAGTGCACGGTGATGAGAAAGACCGCTGGTGGCGGATCGCGGAGACCTTCTGGCCGCACTTCCCCGAGTACCGGGCGAAAGCGGCCGGCCGCGAGATTCCCATCGTCGTCCTGGAACGACGGTGA
- a CDS encoding PaaI family thioesterase yields MSTPPPGFVVLESSPFSGLVGPLHVNDDGVLGVHVRDEHRNTLGTAHGGFLMTLADIAAGRTARHAIGEGAVVRTVSSTVDFLSAAAVGSWLEVATTVDRVGRRAVFTSCRVTSAGTTVARASFVLLRG; encoded by the coding sequence GTGAGCACCCCGCCGCCGGGCTTCGTGGTGCTGGAGTCGTCGCCGTTCTCGGGGCTGGTGGGACCGCTGCACGTCAACGACGACGGCGTGCTCGGGGTCCACGTCCGCGACGAGCACCGCAACACGCTCGGCACGGCCCACGGCGGCTTCCTGATGACGCTGGCCGACATCGCCGCCGGCCGCACCGCGCGCCACGCGATCGGCGAGGGCGCGGTGGTGCGCACGGTCAGCTCGACGGTCGACTTCCTCTCGGCGGCCGCGGTCGGCAGCTGGCTGGAAGTGGCGACGACGGTGGACCGCGTCGGCCGCCGCGCGGTCTTCACGTCGTGCCGGGTGACGTCGGCGGGAACGACCGTCGCGCGGGCGAGTTTCGTCCTGCTCCGCGGCTGA
- a CDS encoding serine hydrolase: MTPEDAGLSPAGLDRVDAAVQRQIDDGVIAGAVTLVARHGEVVRTTVLGRDRRFPRRPLRTDTIFRIFSMTKPVTGLAMSILADRGLWKPADAIAEHLPELEDLRVATGFDDRGRPLLADPVHPPTVLELLTHTAGFAYGWDKGDPMTRLYRAERPFRATSLDDFVARVSRLPLAYQPGTSWRYSLSMDLQGAIIERLSGQSLPDFFREHIFEPLGMTDTAFHTPPEKRRRRAALHFTGGPVRLLPIRNPLYRDSATPPAAAMGGMGLVSTIGDYAKFAQLLLNRGEWHGRRIVSEEALAAQMSNQLPESLLEKGFHAGHMDLRPGFGYGYDGAVFHDPALAGAPVGRGTYQWDGAAGTWFWVDPEHDLLYVGMIQLLSYAAPPLQKITQALIAEALLDR; the protein is encoded by the coding sequence GTGACCCCCGAAGACGCCGGCCTCTCGCCGGCCGGACTGGACCGCGTCGACGCCGCCGTGCAGCGGCAGATCGACGACGGCGTGATCGCCGGCGCCGTCACACTGGTGGCGCGCCACGGCGAGGTCGTGCGCACCACGGTGCTGGGCCGCGACCGCCGGTTCCCGCGCAGGCCGCTGCGAACCGACACGATCTTCCGGATCTTCTCCATGACGAAACCCGTCACCGGCCTGGCCATGTCCATCCTCGCCGACCGCGGGCTCTGGAAGCCGGCCGACGCGATCGCCGAGCACCTGCCCGAGCTCGAGGACCTGCGCGTCGCCACCGGGTTCGACGACCGCGGCCGCCCGCTGCTCGCCGACCCGGTGCACCCGCCGACCGTGCTCGAGCTGCTGACGCACACCGCGGGGTTCGCCTACGGCTGGGACAAGGGCGATCCGATGACCCGGCTCTACCGCGCCGAACGGCCGTTCCGGGCCACGAGCCTCGACGACTTCGTGGCGCGCGTGAGCCGGCTCCCGCTGGCCTACCAGCCGGGGACGAGCTGGCGCTACAGCCTGTCGATGGACCTGCAGGGCGCGATCATCGAGCGGCTCAGCGGCCAGTCGCTGCCGGACTTCTTCCGCGAGCACATCTTCGAGCCGCTGGGCATGACCGACACCGCGTTCCACACCCCGCCGGAGAAACGGCGGCGGCGGGCGGCGCTGCACTTCACCGGCGGCCCGGTCCGGCTGCTGCCGATCCGGAACCCGCTCTACCGCGACTCCGCCACCCCGCCCGCGGCGGCGATGGGCGGCATGGGCCTGGTCTCCACGATCGGCGACTACGCGAAGTTCGCCCAGCTGCTGCTGAACCGCGGCGAGTGGCACGGCCGCCGGATCGTCAGCGAAGAAGCTCTCGCCGCGCAGATGTCCAACCAGCTGCCGGAATCCTTGCTGGAGAAGGGTTTCCACGCCGGGCACATGGACCTGCGGCCCGGGTTCGGTTACGGCTACGACGGCGCGGTGTTCCACGACCCGGCCCTGGCCGGCGCCCCGGTCGGGCGCGGCACCTACCAGTGGGACGGCGCCGCGGGCACCTGGTTCTGGGTCGATCCCGAGCACGACCTGCTCTACGTCGGGATGATCCAGCTGCTGTCGTACGCGGCGCCGCCGTTGCAGAAGATCACCCAGGCGCTGATCGCCGAAGCGCTGCTCGACCGGTGA
- a CDS encoding glycoside hydrolase family 1 protein — translation MTFPPGFLWGVATGAHQTEGGNVASDWWYRENRPDSPVAERCGDAVDSYHRWPEDLDLAAGAGFTDYRFGIEWSRVEPADGHLSHAAVAHYRRIAEGARERGLRPLATLHHFTLPLWFSAAGGWLRPDAADRFLRYVDALAPVLGAGVERVETINEPNIVAIFPKLTAAGELARGLPEPDAATTDAMIAVHRSTVDRLRANHPGVLVGWGVSVQDYQAEPGAEAALEAYAEPRDQVFLRASAGDDFVGVQTYTGGRLRADGTVAEDPAAERTQTGWEYTPGALGGAVRRVARVARDVPIIVTENGVATADDDRRVAYTTGALESLREAMADGADVRGYFHWSLLDNWEWGHWGPTFGLVAVDRTTFARTPKPSLKWLGGLAPSRMDA, via the coding sequence ATGACCTTCCCGCCCGGTTTCCTCTGGGGTGTCGCGACCGGCGCCCACCAGACCGAGGGCGGCAACGTCGCCAGCGACTGGTGGTACCGCGAGAACCGGCCGGACTCGCCGGTCGCCGAGCGCTGCGGCGACGCCGTCGACAGCTACCACCGCTGGCCCGAGGACCTGGACCTCGCCGCAGGCGCGGGGTTCACCGACTACCGCTTCGGCATCGAGTGGTCCCGCGTCGAACCGGCCGACGGCCACCTCTCGCACGCCGCCGTCGCGCACTACCGCCGGATCGCCGAAGGCGCGCGCGAACGCGGGCTGCGGCCCCTCGCGACGCTGCACCACTTCACGCTGCCGCTGTGGTTCTCCGCGGCCGGCGGCTGGCTGCGACCCGATGCCGCGGACCGGTTCCTGCGGTACGTCGACGCGCTCGCGCCCGTCCTCGGCGCCGGCGTCGAACGCGTGGAGACCATCAACGAACCCAACATCGTCGCCATCTTCCCGAAACTGACGGCCGCCGGGGAGCTGGCCCGCGGCCTGCCCGAGCCGGACGCGGCGACGACGGACGCGATGATCGCGGTCCACCGGTCCACTGTGGACCGACTGCGGGCGAACCACCCGGGTGTGCTCGTGGGCTGGGGCGTCTCGGTCCAGGACTACCAGGCCGAACCCGGTGCCGAGGCGGCGCTGGAGGCCTACGCCGAGCCCCGCGACCAGGTCTTCCTGCGGGCGAGCGCGGGCGACGACTTCGTCGGCGTCCAGACCTACACCGGCGGCCGGCTGCGCGCGGACGGCACGGTGGCCGAAGACCCGGCGGCCGAACGCACGCAGACCGGCTGGGAGTACACGCCCGGCGCGTTGGGCGGAGCGGTGCGGCGGGTGGCGCGCGTGGCCCGCGACGTCCCGATCATCGTCACCGAAAACGGCGTCGCGACGGCGGACGACGACCGGCGCGTCGCCTACACGACCGGCGCGCTGGAGTCGTTGCGCGAGGCGATGGCCGACGGCGCCGACGTCCGCGGATACTTCCACTGGAGCCTGCTGGACAACTGGGAGTGGGGCCACTGGGGTCCGACGTTCGGCCTGGTCGCCGTCGACCGCACGACGTTCGCGCGCACGCCCAAGCCGTCCCTGAAGTGGCTGGGCGGGCTCGCGCCGTCGAGGATGGACGCGTGA
- a CDS encoding TetR/AcrR family transcriptional regulator: MPEPTRRGPYAKGIARRQQILREALAAYAESDSTGPSLRAIAKRTGLSERGLLHYFPARDELFVAILAERDAADRASFDPDGPLDDLAAVTAHTAKTPGLVRLFLEMTAAAPDPEHAAHGFFTRRYRELREILARKFRGSPRPETPPVDADFAARVLIAASDGLQAQWLLDPSIDLEDDLDRLARLLQAAR; the protein is encoded by the coding sequence ATGCCCGAACCGACACGTCGCGGCCCGTACGCCAAGGGGATCGCCCGGCGGCAGCAGATCCTCCGCGAGGCGCTGGCCGCCTACGCCGAGAGCGACAGCACCGGGCCGTCGCTGCGGGCCATCGCGAAGCGGACCGGGCTGAGCGAACGCGGGCTGCTGCACTACTTCCCGGCCCGCGACGAGCTGTTCGTGGCGATCCTCGCCGAGCGCGACGCGGCCGACCGCGCGAGCTTCGACCCGGACGGCCCCCTCGACGACCTCGCCGCCGTGACCGCGCACACCGCCAAGACGCCCGGCCTCGTCCGGCTCTTCCTCGAGATGACCGCGGCCGCGCCCGACCCCGAGCACGCGGCCCACGGGTTCTTCACGCGCCGCTACCGCGAGCTGCGCGAGATCCTCGCCCGCAAGTTCCGCGGATCACCACGGCCCGAGACGCCACCGGTCGACGCGGACTTCGCCGCGCGGGTGCTGATCGCGGCGTCCGACGGCCTGCAGGCGCAGTGGTTGCTCGACCCGTCGATCGACCTCGAGGACGACCTCGACCGCCTCGCCCGGCTTCTCCAGGCGGCCCGGTGA
- a CDS encoding glycoside hydrolase family 130 protein, whose protein sequence is MTATFPLGPFEPSPANPILRPRGAGWESANLYNPAAIVVGDRVALLYRAHAADRVSRIGLAWSEDGVRFDREDDPVLVPEHDYERAGCEDPRITRVGETYYLTYSGFDGARAQLCLATSADLRTWTKHGPLFPGFNTWRTLPYGPDKPWSKAGVIHPEKLGGRYWMWFGEGTIHAATSADLLHWTPVAGDEHPMHTPTPGEWDATLVEIGAPPVRTADGLLVFLTNGATASSPAEVHYRCGQIAVAEADPATVVARTSEPWLRPTSFEDTHGMVSNVTFVEGLVHFRGRWLAYYGQSDTTLAVAIC, encoded by the coding sequence GTGACCGCGACGTTCCCGCTCGGGCCGTTCGAACCGAGCCCGGCCAACCCGATCCTGCGCCCGCGCGGTGCCGGCTGGGAGTCGGCGAACCTCTACAACCCGGCCGCGATCGTCGTCGGCGACCGCGTCGCGCTGCTCTACCGCGCGCACGCGGCCGACCGCGTCTCCCGCATCGGCCTCGCCTGGAGCGAGGACGGCGTCCGGTTCGACCGCGAAGACGACCCGGTCCTCGTTCCTGAGCACGACTACGAGCGGGCCGGGTGCGAAGACCCCCGGATCACGCGGGTCGGCGAGACGTACTACCTGACGTACAGCGGTTTCGACGGCGCGCGGGCCCAGCTGTGCCTGGCGACGTCGGCCGATCTGCGTACCTGGACGAAGCACGGCCCGCTGTTCCCGGGCTTCAACACCTGGCGGACCTTGCCTTACGGGCCGGACAAGCCGTGGAGCAAGGCCGGCGTCATCCACCCGGAGAAGCTCGGCGGCCGCTACTGGATGTGGTTCGGCGAGGGCACGATCCACGCGGCGACGTCGGCGGACCTGCTGCACTGGACGCCGGTGGCCGGCGACGAGCACCCGATGCACACGCCGACCCCCGGCGAGTGGGACGCGACCCTGGTCGAGATCGGAGCCCCACCGGTCCGCACGGCCGACGGCCTGCTGGTGTTCCTGACCAACGGCGCGACCGCGTCGTCGCCGGCGGAGGTCCACTACCGCTGCGGCCAGATCGCGGTGGCCGAAGCGGATCCGGCGACGGTCGTCGCGCGCACGAGCGAACCGTGGCTGCGCCCGACGAGCTTCGAGGACACCCACGGGATGGTCTCGAACGTCACGTTCGTCGAAGGCCTGGTGCACTTCCGGGGCCGGTGGCTCGCCTACTACGGCCAGAGCGACACGACCCTGGCCGTCGCGATCTGCTGA
- a CDS encoding SDR family NAD(P)-dependent oxidoreductase: MSVQPATALVTGATSGIGKAVAKKLAADGLTVIAVGRNARRGAETVEEITAAGGQARFVEADLEDPAAIERLAAGVGEIDVLVNNAGQSVWAPTEDLKLADYDAMFAGNVRAPFLLVAAFAPAMAARGSGSVISLGSMAGSVGLVNGAAYGATKAALAALTRGWAAEYSGRGVRFNTVAPGPVYTRPEARDLFDALAGTTAMKRAADPAEIAEVVAFLASPKASYVTGATIAADGGRTAI; the protein is encoded by the coding sequence ATGTCCGTACAACCTGCTACCGCCCTGGTCACCGGCGCGACGTCCGGGATCGGCAAAGCGGTGGCGAAGAAGCTGGCCGCCGACGGGCTGACCGTCATCGCGGTCGGCCGCAACGCTCGCCGCGGCGCCGAGACCGTCGAGGAGATCACCGCCGCGGGTGGTCAGGCCCGGTTCGTCGAGGCCGACCTCGAAGACCCGGCCGCCATCGAGCGGCTCGCGGCCGGCGTCGGCGAGATCGACGTCCTGGTCAACAACGCCGGCCAGTCGGTCTGGGCGCCGACCGAGGACCTGAAGCTCGCCGACTACGACGCGATGTTCGCCGGCAACGTCCGCGCGCCGTTCCTGCTGGTGGCCGCGTTCGCCCCGGCGATGGCGGCCCGGGGGTCGGGCAGCGTGATCTCGCTGGGCAGCATGGCGGGCAGCGTCGGCCTGGTGAACGGCGCCGCGTACGGCGCGACCAAGGCGGCGCTCGCCGCCCTGACCCGCGGCTGGGCCGCCGAGTACAGCGGCCGGGGCGTCCGCTTCAACACCGTCGCGCCGGGCCCGGTGTACACCCGCCCGGAGGCCCGCGACCTGTTCGACGCGCTCGCCGGGACGACCGCGATGAAGCGGGCCGCCGACCCGGCGGAGATCGCCGAGGTGGTGGCGTTCCTGGCGTCCCCGAAGGCGAGTTACGTCACGGGCGCGACCATCGCCGCCGACGGCGGCCGCACCGCCATCTGA
- a CDS encoding STAS domain-containing protein, which translates to MDRVPILKIGDMLLVSIQIDLQDQSVLALQEDLAEKISATGASGVVIDISAVEIVDSFIGRMFATIASLSKLFDAETVVVGMRPAVAITLVELGLTLGGVRTALDLERGIKVLDSLTARRAGITAGPDEEPVPVTG; encoded by the coding sequence ATGGACCGGGTCCCCATCCTGAAGATCGGCGACATGCTGCTGGTCTCCATCCAGATCGACCTGCAGGACCAGAGCGTGCTGGCCCTGCAGGAGGATCTCGCGGAGAAGATCAGCGCGACCGGCGCGTCCGGGGTGGTCATCGACATCTCCGCGGTCGAGATCGTCGACTCGTTCATCGGCCGGATGTTCGCGACCATCGCGTCGCTGTCGAAGCTGTTCGACGCCGAGACCGTCGTCGTCGGCATGCGCCCGGCCGTGGCGATCACCCTGGTCGAGCTGGGCCTGACGCTGGGTGGCGTGCGCACGGCGCTCGACCTCGAGCGCGGGATCAAGGTGCTCGACTCGCTCACCGCCCGGCGCGCCGGGATCACGGCCGGCCCGGACGAGGAACCCGTTCCGGTGACGGGATGA
- a CDS encoding MFS transporter: protein MSALIPDHVPAGSVGRASAFAGFGFLLGQTAGGVVAGALVTTPARGLIAVPWLLVLVAVVLALAVPGRDNRDEPRRVARRDLALPASRDFWLAFTGRFLFILAILMITTFQLYLLTDYLGLSTAEAGRVVGLATLLVGVLSAVSVIVAGVMADRLGRLKPVVGGAPVLLALGLVPLLVAPGLGTELVFFGIVGLTLGAYLAVDQALMVAVLPDPGTAARDLGVLSIGSTLPGVVAPIAGGLLAGAAGYLAIFVVALVLAVAAAAVVLGIRSVR from the coding sequence TTGTCTGCGCTGATCCCCGACCACGTGCCGGCCGGCTCGGTCGGCCGGGCGTCGGCGTTCGCCGGCTTCGGCTTCCTGCTCGGGCAGACCGCCGGCGGGGTCGTGGCGGGCGCGCTGGTGACGACGCCGGCGCGCGGGCTGATCGCCGTCCCGTGGCTGCTGGTGCTGGTCGCGGTCGTCCTCGCGCTCGCCGTGCCCGGGCGCGACAACCGGGACGAGCCCCGGCGGGTCGCCCGGCGCGACCTGGCGCTCCCGGCGTCGCGCGACTTCTGGCTCGCCTTCACCGGGCGGTTCCTGTTCATCCTGGCGATCCTGATGATCACGACGTTCCAGCTCTACCTGCTCACCGACTACCTGGGCCTGTCCACCGCCGAAGCCGGCCGGGTCGTCGGCCTGGCGACGCTGCTGGTGGGCGTGCTCTCGGCCGTCTCGGTGATCGTCGCGGGGGTCATGGCCGACCGGCTCGGCCGGCTGAAACCGGTGGTCGGCGGGGCGCCGGTGCTGCTGGCGCTCGGCCTGGTCCCGCTGCTCGTCGCGCCGGGGCTGGGCACCGAGCTGGTGTTCTTCGGGATCGTCGGGCTGACGCTGGGCGCGTACCTGGCGGTCGACCAGGCCCTGATGGTCGCGGTGCTGCCCGATCCCGGCACGGCCGCGCGCGACCTCGGCGTGCTGAGCATCGGCTCGACGCTGCCCGGCGTCGTCGCGCCGATCGCCGGCGGCCTGCTCGCCGGCGCGGCCGGTTACCTGGCGATCTTCGTGGTCGCCCTCGTCCTGGCGGTGGCCGCGGCCGCCGTCGTCCTCGGCATCAGGAGTGTGCGATGA